The following coding sequences are from one Andreesenia angusta window:
- a CDS encoding phage head closure protein, whose product MNPGELRQRVKIIDLYGYGFNEAGEKVQIPSTVGIVWAKVIPIRGREYTEAKKIRPELQYRVTVRYRKDIHPSMILEWEGRVLKIEAVIDIAGRHTYMELNCVEEVDSQ is encoded by the coding sequence ATGAATCCAGGAGAGCTGAGACAGCGAGTAAAGATAATAGACCTTTACGGCTATGGATTTAATGAGGCTGGCGAGAAGGTACAAATACCATCTACTGTAGGAATTGTTTGGGCTAAAGTAATACCCATAAGAGGGCGTGAATACACGGAGGCTAAGAAAATAAGGCCGGAACTTCAGTACAGAGTGACTGTAAGATATAGAAAAGACATTCACCCCTCAATGATTTTAGAGTGGGAGGGAAGGGTCTTAAAAATAGAGGCCGTCATAGACATAGCTGGAAGACATACCTATATGGAGCTTAACTGTGTAGAAGAGGTTGATAGTCAATGA
- a CDS encoding head-tail connector protein: MELPEIKTYLRIDGIEEDTLLAGLQVSSEKYLENAGVRKDYTNELYKTTICLLISHFYENRQFEQVGSHVARMSLNLDTMINQLRYSQEDVIL; encoded by the coding sequence GTGGAACTACCTGAAATTAAAACATATCTTAGAATAGATGGAATAGAAGAAGATACTCTTCTTGCTGGACTACAGGTGTCCAGTGAGAAGTATCTAGAAAATGCAGGGGTCAGAAAAGACTACACAAATGAACTCTATAAAACTACGATATGCCTTCTTATTTCGCATTTTTACGAAAATAGGCAGTTCGAGCAAGTCGGAAGTCATGTTGCAAGAATGAGCCTTAATTTGGATACTATGATAAACCAGCTAAGGTATAGTCAAGAGGATGTGATTTTATGA